A single Lycorma delicatula isolate Av1 chromosome 12, ASM4794821v1, whole genome shotgun sequence DNA region contains:
- the LOC142333164 gene encoding peptide deformylase, mitochondrial-like isoform X2, protein MPGRMNWRKFTKNYKEFFKGSREMYAPPYDHIVQVGDPVLRCKAKPVDVREIHTEKFKKLIIRLRSVLFKYGSEGLSAPQIGIDKRIFVMCLTSKMVAEYNNQKALKVEPIPFQVWINPEIKILDFNTETFQEGCASMHGYIAEVPRHRRILLTGLDEKGKENSLSATGWTARIIQHEMDHLNGKLYVDLMVPKTLQCSSWAQINKYSGKVFVTFAPTKWWESFLHPPVK, encoded by the exons ATGCCGG GGAGAATGAACTGGAGAAAGTTCACAAAAaactataaagaattttttaaaggatCACGTGAAATGTATGCCCCACCTTATGATCATATTGTTCAAGTTGGTGATCCTGTCCTAAGATGTAAAGCAAAACCCGTTGATGTTAGAGAAAtacatacagaaaaatttaaaaag CTCATAATAAGGTTGAGAAGTGTTCTTTTTAAATATGGATCAGAAGGACTTTCTGCTCCACAGATTGGTATTGATAAAAGAATATTTGTAATGTGTTTAACATCAAAAATGGTGGCTGAATATAACAATCAAAAAGCTTTAAAAGTTGAGCCGATTCCTTTTCAG gtttggataaatccagaaataaaaatacttgatttTAACACAGAAACATTTCAGGAAGGATGTGCAAGTATGCACGGTTATATTGCTGAAGTACCCCGTCATAGAAGAATATTACTTACAG GTTTggatgaaaaaggaaaagaaaattcattaagtGCCACCGGTTGGACAGCAAGAATAATTCAACATGAGATGGatcatttaaatggaaaattatatgTGGATTTAATGGTACCAAAAACTTTACAGTGTTCTTCTTGGGcccagataaataaatattctggaaAAGTTTTTGTTACATTTGCACCCACTAAGTGGTGGGAAAGTTTTTTACATCCccctgttaaataa
- the LOC142333164 gene encoding peptide deformylase, mitochondrial-like isoform X1 has product MILKDIITGRMNWRKFTKNYKEFFKGSREMYAPPYDHIVQVGDPVLRCKAKPVDVREIHTEKFKKLIIRLRSVLFKYGSEGLSAPQIGIDKRIFVMCLTSKMVAEYNNQKALKVEPIPFQVWINPEIKILDFNTETFQEGCASMHGYIAEVPRHRRILLTGLDEKGKENSLSATGWTARIIQHEMDHLNGKLYVDLMVPKTLQCSSWAQINKYSGKVFVTFAPTKWWESFLHPPVK; this is encoded by the exons ATGATTTTGAAAGATATAATAACAG GGAGAATGAACTGGAGAAAGTTCACAAAAaactataaagaattttttaaaggatCACGTGAAATGTATGCCCCACCTTATGATCATATTGTTCAAGTTGGTGATCCTGTCCTAAGATGTAAAGCAAAACCCGTTGATGTTAGAGAAAtacatacagaaaaatttaaaaag CTCATAATAAGGTTGAGAAGTGTTCTTTTTAAATATGGATCAGAAGGACTTTCTGCTCCACAGATTGGTATTGATAAAAGAATATTTGTAATGTGTTTAACATCAAAAATGGTGGCTGAATATAACAATCAAAAAGCTTTAAAAGTTGAGCCGATTCCTTTTCAG gtttggataaatccagaaataaaaatacttgatttTAACACAGAAACATTTCAGGAAGGATGTGCAAGTATGCACGGTTATATTGCTGAAGTACCCCGTCATAGAAGAATATTACTTACAG GTTTggatgaaaaaggaaaagaaaattcattaagtGCCACCGGTTGGACAGCAAGAATAATTCAACATGAGATGGatcatttaaatggaaaattatatgTGGATTTAATGGTACCAAAAACTTTACAGTGTTCTTCTTGGGcccagataaataaatattctggaaAAGTTTTTGTTACATTTGCACCCACTAAGTGGTGGGAAAGTTTTTTACATCCccctgttaaataa